From the genome of Diabrotica virgifera virgifera chromosome 8, PGI_DIABVI_V3a:
tgatcactggatctccctctacaggtcaaattttcaatttttgtcaaagaatttacccattgttcttagttaaggacagattgtaaatattacaacattaaaatataaaaaaaatctgtagcttttataattttttatttataacgctaaaggcACCCTTcacacaaacattggcgcactgtaaatgagcctacggcgaagtgcacggttgagtttttttaatttaattcttgaactaatcgatcaaatgaaattttacaaatttaacatgaaagaagaatagttaagctatcttagagttataataaaaagaaacaaaatgtatgagcataagtacggtgtgggctgaaagtgagacttacatgaattttgtttcaaaatgatttaaaaatgtgtaactaatacaatttttcttataaaactctcattttgcacaacttacctttcaatcatcttactaaacgatgtttcattcaaaaaaatctccaaaatttaattcaaatgatactacgtctcaaaaaatgtaatttttgaaaatttcatagttttacagaattaacaccactttaagacggtattactcaagtttgaacagatctattacagttttgtaGGTGTTTTTTTAagattaggatgtagtctttaaaatgaactaaattattatactttagaaatgaaataaactatttctttttaagaaaattaagaaggataacaaaaatgtaatacaaaaaccgaaaattaccagctaaaaaaatttttatacaaagtgatcaaaacttttttctgtaaaacttatctaaaatacatttaataataagcttcaacaataataaatgttcaacaaaaaattttttttaaattcttatacagtatgtctgcttaacttggaacctattgataactttttattatcagtcttacgaaaaaaggtattctttataaaatactctgcatcgtatatatgtaatctaagatgcaaccatcgcATATaagattttattaattttatacgaggtatgtcaaaaaatatgaatttcactcaagagtaaagtacctttatatttcacaatatcgaaaattgttataaagaaaagttgtttggaattaaaaaatatgtctcAGTGTtcaactacatccttctaattaaaatattctgaataataaaggcacttgactcttaagaaaaattcatattttttacatacctcgtataaaactgaaaaagtttaatatctgatggttgtatcatagattttagaccaggtagagccttttataaagaataactttttttagtaaaattgataacaaaatagttacaataattgtaataaaatcatgatgggtatccgtaatttgagaaacaattgaaatttttttttttcgattagaataatgttattgtatattaaaacatagtttttctacaaccgtgttaaaaatgcaatttttagcactccatacgagcgttaaaaatgctactttaaggcactagtgctttaaaaattttatggcactgcagttcatattgaccgtataggcaattttgatgtaatgtcaaaaaaatataaaaatggaatgtcagtcaagttcaagtaaaagtttttgtagatattgtcctgtaattacgtttgtagaaaaaatattgtatgatatgcgtgttaaaaagtacatttttaaggcactcatgtgaattgcagaactcgcttctctcattctgcaaactttcacatgcgtgccttaaatgtgtacttttaacacttatatcataaataataactattctaatttcaaacaacttttcataatagcattttttgatattctggaataaaaaggtactttactctttaaagaaattcatatttttgacataactcgtataaaattaataaaatttgatatctggtggatgagttttagatttttgactatccagagtattttatgaagaataactttttttcgtaaaatggataataaaaaagttttccatgtggttcctagctacacaaacatactgtataagaattttcaaattgtaatgccatattcggattcagcataaccaaaaacaaaatagaaacatatttgatcaaagtaaaaggatgaatttaacgatatttttaaaattattaatacaaaacaattgttattgtttaaacaattaataaacaattagcggccaaatctgcgagtagaactttttactttaacatgtatataaactaacaaaaaaagttttagaaaaatatagcttgtttgaattattccgaaacaatgcatgttttcgttctaattgcactcccctacatATGCTTTGACAGAAATCCATTTTCTTTCATCTTCAAAATTGATTTTCACCTATTggattttttttctgtttaaCCCTTTACTACAAGGTATCCAACGGTGGATTCATTAGGGTAGCTCTCCCACATACCAGTGTATCAATATGTggatacaaaatttattttatgttgAGAATCTGGTATTACGTAGGTTGTTATTTTATTATCTGGTATGGTTTAAAACTAACACAAAAAATATGGAATCGCATCCAAAATACTCGTTAAAACAAAAATGTCAACAGTTGTAATGAAAGGcagacattttttatttatttataatttttgtttttatatggGTTGTCCCTTAGTGTGGCGTCTATggtaaattaatacttttttaaataataaatgttctCCAAGGCACCAAAATTTCAAACGGACTACACAAAacagtgttttaaaaaagttgtatttttcaCTAAATCTGGTGTAATACTGTGCAATTCATCTTTAAGCCTGGTAGCGAAGGGGTTAACAATTTAACTGGATTCTAATtcttacaattatttaaattgcTGTGTTTATCATTAACCTTTTCGCTGAGGATGATTTGAAAGACGTCGTTAACTTGAGGCTGACGATATACTAAAGTAAGTTATGTGCCTGTGCCGATGGCGTCAAAAGATGTCATCCGCCTGTGACTTAAAAAGCGAATGATGCCTTTCCACTTCATCCACAGCGAAAGGGTTAATGACAATTTCTTGATTATCATCACCATCTTTGGTTCAACAATCCTCTATGGATTGCTCGAATACTGCTTTAAGATTCGTTTTTATTATGTTTGGTTTCTGCCGACCTGTTGCCATCTTCTGATTTTTAATACCCCGTAAGTCATATTCAATTCCATCCAACCAGCTAATTCATGGTCAACATCTGCTTCTTATTTCTAAAGGTGTTCCTGTGGTTGTTAGCCTTTTAGCAATCATGTTGTCTGGCATTCATATTATGTGTACCATTCCTTGATAGAAGTCTGTACTGGTTTCTGTTAAACTATGTATGGAAATTTGGTGGCCATATTTCCAGTCAATTAAAAAGTAGGTTTTTTGGTTTTGTCAAACTTAGTGCGAATTCTAAAATTATATATTTCAAAGTTGAATGCTTAGTAAAGGCACTATCTATTGCAGATCCATGGACATCATAcaacatacatttttattgtcaCAGGCATATTTTCTGTCAAATTGTTAATCACAAGCATAATCACTATAATAATGACATTGAGCACAGGGTAGGAAAAATCCTTTGAAATGCCCAGATGCCAGATGTAGTCACTGTTATTATGTAAATGTTCAATTGCAACATCAATAGCTATAAGATGCCGAAGGAAATGATCGTTTGCAGTTGAAGTGTGTATTCAGTCTATTGGTATCTACAAAAATCTCAACAGAGGATATTTGTGGCTAAATCCCATTCACCACGTTTTTtcatgaatttaaaaataattttgtatactaATCTCTAATTTGTAAAAGTTGCGGATTAAATATCCACACCACTTAATATCTGTAAAATAATGACTTACCCAAAGTAAATGTTCCATCTTCACCAAGAGCATCTACACGAGTAGCAAGAGAAGCTTTAGCAGCCAGCATTCTGGACATCTTACCCTTATTCTTAGTACTAGACTGACCTACCAACTGTGTATGGTATATGAGACCATATTTAGGAGTATCTTTCTTAGTTTTTAGTGCTCTAAATAGAGCTTTCTCAGCTCCAAGAATCTGTACAGTGGAAGCAGGATGTTTGGCTAAATTAATAAGAGAACCAGCATGGGATATAAGTCGGGCTCCCACCAATTCTCCTACTAGAACAGTAAGATTAGGTGCAATTGCCATCATTCTAGCTTTCAAATAATCATAGAGCTGGGCCCTATAATTTGATAAATCTAGGATCTGGTCACATAAATTTTGAATATTAAATATATCTTCCTCTGAAATTTCCGTACCCATTGAAATTTCTGCTGCTTCTTTAACTTTTTCTTCTACTTCTTCAGGTAAAATATCTGACAAATCTGAGGTTGCTGTATTTTCTCTAGTACcaataattttaacagtttttgcaAAAGCTACGTTATCAGTTATTATCTTGCCAAGTTCTGGAAAATGCCAACCATACCACTCCCTACACCTCATAATATAGTTGTTTAATTCTTTGTCTAAATCATCTAATAAAGACACTGCTTGTACAATCATAGTATCTACTTTATCTGGAGAAAATTTCAATTTATACCTAGATAATGAATGGGCTAAACCCAATGCCATAGCAGTCATTTCTTTTTTTGGCAAACCTGACAGTAAACTGTCTAACTGTGAACGTATACATCTCATCAACTCTTGGACTGCACTGTTCGAAAGACATTGTAAACTGAATTTATCCTTAATTGCAGATCCCAACTTAGCATCAGCCACTAATAGTTGCTCTTGAAGATCCTTATCAACATACTTCTTTAAAACCTTCTTTAGGCTCTTGGAAAGTTTACCTTCAACAGCAGCTGTGGTAGCAGCTAGAGCCTCAGTAGTATCAccaaatttttcaaaatgtttaagTTTCACACTGAAAACAAATCATATTTGATTTTCAGAAATTACCAATATTACTTAGTTtagttaacacgttgacggacagaacgtctatagacatctaatttccattgatgtaatgtgacacaacgtctatagacgtcatttttaaagtaacaagttgtgacaaaaaatgtcaCACATCTACAGATACATATTAAATGTGACACAATCTCCATGGTcatcgtccacatgtttacaacaaatgttaaaaaaCCCAACTCAAAAAATTCAAGAATTTCCCTaatctactttgcaaaatacaaaatagtgtcacaacacttgcttatacatttgacacACTGTCTGTCAACGTgttaatgtaaaaaaaaataatttacaaatgctGTTTTATATACATTCAAAAATTGTAGCTTCTTATACCAAAAAAGATAATTTGGTAAAAGTctgactttaaattttaaacatacctatacattataaaaaaaaagaatgtgtgtgtactttgtacgcacgtaagaagatattcttctattatataggtaatttcaacgaagtaaatatacttaacaggttatttgtattttatttaaaaattaaactaactttcttatctaccactttcaaaaaaattttattaaaacaaccaaaaataaaaaaaaatatgaatcgcccaggatttgaacccgcatCATTCCAATCACGGAActaacgccctaccaactacaccagcgaggtccttgtaattgacatgtaagtttcggatataattacacaacacggcgacaagtagtgtaaaaatgttatgtagtgtaaaataattattttactacagagaaacacaaatccaaaaacacaagaattataataaataatacatttactaacaacactaatatattcttttaatgacttatttgcacggatacagatacataaatacctatcttgaaagattagcaaggaactacatgctgtctgtgtgcgcaggcgcgcagatttatgtacaattttaccctcaacgAATCGCGcctaaataatataataataatgatgtttatttaggaataacaataaagatttacaaaaaaaaataagcataatgagtactacctaaattaacataaataactcactgaagttgagctaccctgtatatatattactaatctaatatacatacaaaagtatCACCCCTTGTGCtgagacttaaaaatataatatactaattatttacaaatataaacaaacacaaaaaatatttaacaaatgtataaatgtatacagttatatgaaaatttataaaaatactaaaaactccattaatcaagaaaaaataaaaatataataattttaatataatttgtgaTATAAATGTGGCCATCAATAATTCAAGAAATGTCgcagttaataataaaaatctatttagatacaatttttattttcgatataattttttatttcttattgaagtttatttattacaattattgtccATTGATAAGTTCTTCGCAGAATTTTGTTGATTTGTTCCCAATCcattgtttaatttcatatttatatctatgttttttataatttttaaattgttttaaattatccggtagcaaattgtacaatttgggccctatgtaaccaacatatctttgaaggatggatttattacattttggtagaattgtattatgttttatatatctaGTTTGGTGGGCATGattgttaaaatttaatattatctttttttcaTGTATATGTATAAGGGCTTTATAACAGAATAATTTACGTACATTTAAAAATTGACTTTCGTTATATAACAGCTCACTAGAATATCTTAAATTTTTCCCGTATATAATTCTAATTAGCCATTTctgaataatatttatagaatgtaAGTAATTATTGTGTATTCCACCTAgtgttaccaggtgtcccgatttgcgcgggacgtcccgattgtcaggggtctggggacgcgtaccgatttgtacctgatcgggacactaaatgtcccgattttcacccacgaaaaccaatttcagaaggacttgcagtgaattttataactatgttataaaaacaaggcactccttAAAGCGGCAAAaccgaatgaaaaatataattttaataaaaaataaataatttacttaatctacgattttttttgtaatttcgtctgattattattattatgtaggattaaatacagattatagaaacaccttgtagtccagtaaatgaacgggaaatacggtgataccgtgtaattttcaggatcaactccgaattgcatgaaaatttggacggcttgtgccgttggtggcttttactcggggggtgacagtcacccctagttAGGGGTGAAAAACCgcacgtttaaaataagtccggagatggataaattgactaattctaagcaattttttctatagaattttaacttgcttaatacttttcgagttatttacgaatgaaaatgtttatttttcgacaaaaagatcacgttttcaggcgattttcacaaataactcaaaaagtaagtatttgatagaaaaaaatattcttagcaaaaatgtagcatgatataaaaaaatgaaaaaaattgtgaactcgtaaagtctatagacaCAGCAAAAGCAaagtagctcatgaaaaatacgtttttatttgtcaaattcgaagtcaaatatttcaacgtgaaataaccaagaaatgaagcaattttcgggaaaaaccaattaaaacttttttaataaagctttatttttatgtattaaaaaagtttctagcatctaaactaagcgagttatgcaaaatcaagttgactcctttttaacggaaaaacaaaatgaatctatcatatttataaaagcaaaacctacctactttttactccttgagacttttagtatccctaatactttttaagttattttgaaaaaaaaatgcattttccaatattttaggaaattcttttttactataaaaccaattttttttcaaaactaagcactccgAACCGATAAACCTTACAGATTGtataaataatacacatataaagtaaatggtaaagcggtaacaat
Proteins encoded in this window:
- the LOC126889380 gene encoding nucleolar protein 58, producing MLVLFETPAGYAIFKLLDEKKLKETDNLYHAFETPENAGRVVKLKHFEKFGDTTEALAATTAAVEGKLSKSLKKVLKKYVDKDLQEQLLVADAKLGSAIKDKFSLQCLSNSAVQELMRCIRSQLDSLLSGLPKKEMTAMALGLAHSLSRYKLKFSPDKVDTMIVQAVSLLDDLDKELNNYIMRCREWYGWHFPELGKIITDNVAFAKTVKIIGTRENTATSDLSDILPEEVEEKVKEAAEISMGTEISEEDIFNIQNLCDQILDLSNYRAQLYDYLKARMMAIAPNLTVLVGELVGARLISHAGSLINLAKHPASTVQILGAEKALFRALKTKKDTPKYGLIYHTQLVGQSSTKNKGKMSRMLAAKASLATRVDALGEDGTFTLGAEHKAKLESRLRILEEGNIRRISGTGKAKAKFEKYHGISEIQQYPDAADSTLPTVGKRKRSESEGFGLDDASTPGSSKKAKKIKSEVEAEPEEAEETPKKKKKKAKQEKVDESVKEEIEEEVADESISKKKKKKVKQEEQQEEAVNDEAPTSEKKKKKKKKKQSESE